Sequence from the Anas acuta chromosome 24, bAnaAcu1.1, whole genome shotgun sequence genome:
AGCATTTGGATCACAAAACGGgtcctgtttcattttttaggGTAGGTGAGCAGGCTGTCTGAAGAACCCTAGGGTGGGTTTCAAGGACACTGCAGCCTGCTCATGGTTGGCATTTGGAGACATCCTGTTAGCATTGTGTCCCAGTGTGTCTGCACTCATACATCAGCCCATGACATCCGCTTCCCTGGGGTGTGAGTGGGGAGATCTGGTTGCTGTATTAAGCCTCAATTTCCCTGAAAAAGTTGTGGCTTCTCCTTACAGAAACAACCTGGAAAAGCCCTTTTAGgccataaaacaaaagaaaaagaaaaacaataaacaacTAAAATCCACCAAACAGCTGGCTCAGATAGCTGGTATCAAAGGCCAGTGCTTATGCCAGGTGACATGAATGTTTTATGCTATCTTGCTGCTGGCTATCAGAAGGAAATTGTTTTCCTCTCCGGTGAAACTCACGCACCTGGAAGTGCCGGCCGCACTCCTGAGTGGCTGCTAAAAATAGGGTTGAGTCAGCTGGTCATCAACCTGGTTATAAAATAGGCAGCTCCCGAGGGAGCCTGAACACCCTTAGTGCTTACTGCTGTGGAGCTTGTCTTGACGAATGTCTAGAAGGACAGAAATACTGATGGAAAGGTAAATAccaaaagagcaaataaaaatgatgtggCCAAGGGGCTGGAATCAGTCAAAGCAAAACAGGGTTGTTGCTCTGCTGTGATTAAATCTATTTGAATGATTTATTACTAGTGCTAGCTTGGGTGGTTGGTTGGCTCTGGTGTTGCCTTGGATTAATGAAAGTTGTCTTCTTGATCCAAAAAAATGGCCAACCTGTGGTGGACAGGTGTGCTTGTGAATTATGTTTGCTCATCTGCACTGAGCAGCTCTGGGTGGTTTGTACGGCTGAGCATGTGGGATTTCCGTGTGCCACTCAGCAGGGGAAAGTGGTTTGGGTCTGGTTCTCTGAAGGGTGCAGAACCAGCGCAAAGCACAGGAGTGTCTGgtcctgttttaattttttagcaACCCTTGCTTCAAAGGGAGATGCTCAAAGATCTGGGCTTAGaggttgtttatttattttttttttgtagtatgGTGATATGTTGCAATGGGAAGATGCAGCAGCATGGTGTCTGGGTTACACCTGCACAAACCTGGCAGCCCCTGTGGGACCTGCTCAGCTTATCCTTCCCTCCATGCAGTTTCACTTCCTTGATTAGCAGTGTCTATAGCCCATCATAAAACCTCAAGTATGCTGTCTACATAAACAGCACTTAAATAACAACTATAAAAGGGGTTGATCATTTACCTGGAACAGAAGAACCCTTGGACACCCAAAGCACTCTTGGATTGCAGTCCTAGCCAAAGCAGTGGTGATTTCCATCATGTTCAATCCAACTGCAAAACCAGgctgaaaatgttgttttccttcacaGCAAGGTGcaggctctggctgcagagcagcagccatgGGACGCAGGGCGACAGCTGTCAAGGACCATCCTCTCACTGGACAGGCAAGGGGCCAAAAAGGTGCTGGAGATCTATGTCAGGCGCTCATTGAGTTGCTGCGAGAACTCACAGGCAGCAAAGGAAAGGCTTCAAGAGGGAGCCAGAGGGCAagggaggaaggcttttgggCTGCAAAGGTCAGAGAGCGACTTCTGCAAGTATTCATGTGCCAAGCTCAGCCTGAAGAAGGACCAGGAAGAGGCACCcaaggtgctggagctggaacAGGCTCTGTTCGAGGAAAGCAAAGCATCAGCTCCTGGGGAGGCTTCAAAGGAGGAACTGGAGACCAAGAAGAAAAGCACGAAAATCTTCTCCCAGGGCAAAACCCAGCGCACCTGGTTCAAAAGCTTCTTAAATTTCCTCTTTAAGAAGAGCCCTGAGGACCAGAAGGAAAATgcaagacagaaagcaaaggaaaaagatgcCAAAACTCCTTACAGCAGTAAAACAGAAGGAGCCAGGAAACCCAGAACCGACTCAAGCATGTCCCCACCACTGGGCAAAGCTCCCAGAAGGAGACCCAGCCTCAAGAGGGTTTTCTCCTTTAAGAAGCATGCAGAGGAGGAGCGGGGTGAGACAGGGGCGAGGGCCAAGcgccccagctgcctgcccctgcGGCATGTCCAGGGACCAGCCCCCCCAGGTGGGACCCCCACCCTTGCCCTCACCAATGGGAcctcaggtgttttttttgggggggaaagcAACAGCAAGTGTGGAGCGCTAGTTTCTAATCCTTACTAAGCATTGCCCACATGTTGCTTTATGGGGCATTGGGGTTGGATTTGCAGGGCTCCACACTTGACTTGCTGCACCACGAATAGTTCAAATTTGCCCATGTTGAAGATGACCCTGGGTGAGGTGCACCAGCTTGCATCATTACTGGGACTCATGAGTGCAGCCAGTTAATGCAACCTGCTCCATAGTGATTATCTGTATGCAGGTTTTATCCATACACAGTTTTTATCTGTGCACAGGTTTTCCCCCTGTAGCAAATGAGGGATATCATGATTTAGTTTAAATCCGCATTTAAAACCAGAGATTGAATTTGAAACCACCTAAGGGCTATCActtgttgcttttgctttgctgcagGGAAGGGTGGGAGCTGCCGTGGCAGTGACACCCTCATCCCCATGCTGAGCACTTCCCAAGAAGCTTGCCAGGGGATCTTTGTGAAAGCCTGGTTGGTTTGGGGCCATTGCAGAAGCTCAGCTACAGTTCAGGGAACACAGCGCATGGTTCACAGTGGCGTGTGCTGACCTTGCGTGGACACAGGCACCATGCCAGTAGTGTCTGTGTTCCCCTTTCTATCAGTTAGTGATTTGGCCAAGAAAAATCCCTGATTCTGAACATGTGTTCTTCTtccagcagaggcagagcagccgGATGGTTACTACACGCGAGTCTCAGAGGAGATTGGGCTGATTGTGCAAGGCAGCGAGAGCCGAAGCAACAGGGAGCACGGGGGCGAGCAGCTGCTGAGGTTGGGTGGTGCCGATGGGGTTGGTGAGTGCTGCCCTTTGCATGTACAGAAAACAGTAACATGGTATTTATCCCCATGAGGAGCCTGAATGGGACCCAAGCCCTGCTTCAGTCTTGCCTTGGCATTTAATACAACCCAAAGAGTCATATGAACCCACTGCGGGGATTTTCAGCAGCAGGGCTTGATCTGGGGAGGGACAAATTCAAAGGCAGGGGGCTGTTTTTCCTGACTGACGAAAGCAAGGTGTTCAGCTATAGGCTGAAATGGGTTTTCCAGGGCTGGAGGATGACACGCTTTGCTTGGGAAGTTTCGTCAGAGGGGCTAAAAAGCTGCACTGCCCTGAGAACATCCACGCATGGTGATCAGCCACAGGGCTAGAGGTAACAAGGGAGTGACTGTGTTCTCTCTACAGATGAAGCCATCAGAAGAATCGTGGCCCTGCTCCAGAGTGCCGGAGATGAGCTGGACAGGAAGGTGAGAGGGGAACTGCAGTCAGCTGGATGGAGCTGGGGGAATTTGGGCTGATCACTGCTCTAAAATGGTGCAATACTTCCCTGGTGCAGGGAAATGCTCAGTAAAATCAAGGAAGTGGCATGTCCTAATTCCCCGACTGGGTGTGATCATGTCTGCCTGTCTGTCCTCTCTCATCTGCAGTCTTAGTGAGATGTGAAGGCATCAGCCTAATGACACACCAGGTTATTTGTTCTTAATgtgtgcatttgtttgtttcttaaatagGTGAAGGAAGATGCACGGCTGCAGATGTTCTTCAGAGACATGTCCTACAGCTCCTTCAAAAACCTGGCTGATGCCTATGTCCGCAAGGAGATGACAGCCAGCAGGCCCAACGTCAACCCCCAAGAAATCCAGTTTGCCTTTGCAGTACACCTCACCGCCAAGGTGGCCGGCATCTGTAACCAGGCAGTGAACAGGATCATGGGCTTTGGCACCCGCTATCTGGAAGACTCATTTGCACCGCTGTCCTACAGCAAGATCCTCCAGGTAAGGAGAAGTGAGGCTGGGGCTGAACTGCCAACAACAAGTTAGGGCAAGGGCTAGGATTTGAATGTGATGAACAAAGAAAGTGCGTGGCAGGCAAAATGGATTATGTTGGGGGTGACAGGGTGCTGGTTTTTGCCATATGCTGCTAGTGTGGGGACAGTGTGTGCCCCATGCAGGAGTGGAGGGGCTTTGGGACAGGCTCCTGGAGGCTGGAAGTCCTGCAGGACAGTCTTTCTTCAGTGTGGCCAATGGAGaggatcaaagggctggagaacCTGCCCTGAGAGGAAAGCATGAACGAGTTGGGTCTTTTCAccccagagaagagaaggcttgtGAGGGGGGCTCATCACTGTATGCCAATACCTGAAATGTAGCTACCTTTGTAGGATGGCTCTCTTTTGACAAGGAGTCACATGGAGAAGACAGGGGGAATGAGTATAAATTGCACTGGGagaagttttgtatttttataagaaagtaatttttcagTGAGAACAACAGTCAGTGACACAGCCTCCACAGGGACATAGTGGAGGCCCCGTCATTGGTGGGTTTCAAGATGCTGTTGGACAGGGTGTGGGATAATCTCATCGAGGCTTCCTTTCCCCATGGAAGGTTGGATCCAGTGATCTTTTGAGGTTCCTTGCAACCTGGGCTGGTCTATGAGGCTACAATTTGCTCTCCGCCTGCTACATCTCTGCAGCCAGGAGGTGCCTATAGTGCACAACATTGCTGTGATCTGGTATAACCACAACTTTTCTCCTTGACTGTGTGGGGAAAATTCCTCCTTGACCCATAGGGCAGAACAGTAGCATGGACTTGGTTTAGGATGGGACATCACAGACGTTTCCTTTTGTCTCAGCAGGACAGAACAGAGTTCAGCACAGACAATTGTGAGAGCCCGGACTGACATCAGCTGTGCCTGTGAACCCAAGGGTTCGTGTTCATGATGGGGGACAGTCCCTGTGGGTGGCCTGGATGTGGTGTGATTTCATGAGCTGTGAATTTTAAATCTGCGAAGGAAAACCACAACAATAGCCACCGTAGCATGAAGTGATTAAACCAGCCGATCTGAGGGGAACCTAGTCTGTTGAGCCCAAATGTCTGAGATTGCTCTATATTTCCTTTTTGGCCCTCATAAATGCATGTGTTGAACCCCATGGTTTGttcatgtgtgtgtatgtgtatttatttaccTACTGTTCTATACATGTCTGTGAATGTACAATATAATTTCTATAGCTTCTGCCATGGGTCctattcagaaaacaaaaacataaaatgcaaatgaattgATCCCTATGTGACAGCCAGGCTTGTCTAAAGGCTGTGGGAGATGTGCTATACATGGAATAAAGTTTGCTTTGCTATAGCTGTTGTGAGCTGCTTCTTTCAAGCCAAACCCAGAGTGACATAATTTGAGTTTTACAGCAGTTATGTGGTGCGCTCCTCCCGTTTTGTCTATTTATGGCTATTCCCTTTCCCGAAAAAGGAGATTTAATTACAAAAGCAGATTGATCTGACACCAGGACCTGGGTAAATCTTGTTCCAAGTGGCCCAGAAACTGCACTCATTGTAAATCCCTTAGTCCTCAAGGGAGCTACAGCTGCTGGGGTCTCACCTATGATGTGTAAGAAGATGTGAAATGTCTAAGAGATTACACGCTAATCAGGGGGAATGTTCCCAGTTAATCTTTCCCAGACCCCTAAGAAGGGACCTGGATTAAGGCACTGCACTTGGCTTGGAGCCGAGAGTGCTGGTGCTCTGGGTGGTGGGAATGGCAGCAGCATCTCTATGCTAGGGTCAGACCCATCATGGGGTGAAGGGGACAAAATTTGGGAGCTGACAGTGTGCAAGGGGTGGGACACTCCAGTGGGTTGAAGGTAATAGCTGTGATTGGGGTCAGTGCCATGCTGGGGGACGGTCCTGCATGggctcccagcagcaccccccaCTTACCCTCCACTCCTGGGGTAGCTGCTCTTCTCTGTCCTTGCAAAACCCCAGCTAGAACTATCTGGGGAAGCAGAGTCCTTGCAAGAGGGAAGCCTTGCATGTCCCATTCCCCTGCTTGCAAAGCCTTGaaggaaacatttcaaagaGCAGCCAAATCCCGCTGCCCAGTGTTGCCAGCACAGTGTTTCCTTTTGGCCAGGAACCAGCCTGGGGTGACATTTACTGCTGGAGAAACCGAAACTGCTCTCGCCTGTTTGCAGACTGTCACCTGCCTGGCACCCAGCGCCTGGGGCGGTGCCGAGGCTGTGCCTGGAGTGAGCTGGTATCAGGGACgcagcggggcccggcgggAGGAGCCGCAGTGCTCCTGTTTGCTTTGCACCCGCGACCGGGCGTGGTTTGTATTTGTGTGGAGCAGGAGTAGGTTTCGTATCCACTCCGACTTCCCAGAGGACATCACCTCGGCATGTGGGATGTGCCCACCAAGCAAAATGCcaacaagaaaaatgaattccCTCTCCCGTTcacttttcctgtgcttttcctGAAGTCAAATGAACCAAATCACCTCCTCCTGGGGttgctggggctgtggtgccaGGGAAACAAGGAGTGAAACCTTCTCAGCCCCAAGCACAACAGGCTTGTGGTCCCAAATAACCAAATCCCAACCAAGGACAAGGCAGAATGAAGACAGGAGTGGCTTGTGTAGCCcaggtctcttctcccaagtgACTTCAGCATCTTTGCTTAATTTCTTGGTTAAAAATTACAGACACTGCTTGCCTGTGGCCactgaagatattaaagaaggCATTAGAGCAGGACAAGTTATTATCCCCAGAGTTTTGAACAGTTTCCAGCTCTGGGTATTATGTTCATCCTACCCTCAACTGCCTGCTATGGTCTCAAAAAGCTAAGGCATTTGCTTCTCCTGAAAATCCCTGGGATCATGGGCATTGGCCATCTGGACACTGATCCTGCCCAGGCAAATGCTGGCTTTGGTGCTCCACACACACAGGGCTTCTCCTGAAATCATGCCCAGGACCCCGCTGTCCCAAGTAGTTAGGCCCTGCTAATCCTGCTTTGCCAGGTGCCGGGAGGGGGAGGGTGGCTTAGAAAATCAGCCTAGCACTTAAGGAGGCAATTAATACAAAATTCGCTGTCACTAAGAGGATGATGACAAGGCTTCATCTCACGGGAGCGTGGCAGTCAGCCAAGTAGTCTTCTGTCCACCGGGATGCTTCCTGGGGTCTCAGCATTTGCAATGGGTAAGGGCTGATTTTGCatgcctccctgcctcccctcccccacccccctgaGGATACTCCTTATAATTCATGGCAGGCTTGGGGGCGGGGTGGGGAAATGCTGGGATGTGGCTGTGCACCCCTTGGCTGCAAAGCCCAAGGTGCGCCCCCAAAGCCTGGCTCCTCCTGAGCCAAAGGGAGCCCAGGGCTTTTGGGCATGAAGTCCTTGCAAGTCTGAGTCATCAGCTTTTAGGGGGCTGCCTTTGCCCTGCCAGTCTTGGTGTCTCCTGTCCTTCCTGTGCGTGGACCCTCATCCTCTTGCCCATCCTGCCTGGTGACCTCTGCCCCTCTCCTGGTCTGGTCCTGGCTCAGTGTGGGGCTGTACTCCTTTCCTTTGATGGGAATCTTCTCACACTCACAGTATATCTCCCCATGGAGAGATATATGGGAGAAATGTCTTCTtgaaaagatactttttttgtGACTACTGCAAGGTCCTTCATCATCCAGCTCAAGATCCTTCATCatccagaacagaaaaaaaaaaaaaagtagacattTAATATGTTGCTTCATTGCAGCTACAAGGGAAGAGACCAGTACAAAGTGTCCAAAGAAGAGCCTGGGAGAATGACATCTGGTCAGCTGGGTCTGCGTTTGAACTCCTGAGGAGCTCCCAGAAATTTTGTATCAAGTTCAGTTCCTACAGGAAAGTTGGCCTTGTGCCATGTGCTGGGCATTCCTGCATGTCCCATGGGATCATTTTCAGCTTTCCACATCTTGGCAGCTGAAGAGCTACAAGCACTGAGCAAAGCAAGAACATCCCATGCTTCTCCTGTTTGAAGCCTGCTTAATTCCCTGGGGCCCTGATGCACATAAGTACTTATGAAGTGCACTTATGTACTTCTGATGCACTTGTGTGCTCAGATCAGTTGCAGTGAAAGCTGATGCTTTTTACCTTTCTTCTATTGGCAGATGTTTGCCAGTGCCTTTTAGTGAACAAATTGGCTTTCCCAAAATCTGGATGAATCTGCATGAATCACACAGAATGAGCTGGCAGGAAGGATGGGATGGGGCATGAAGGTGGGACACTCACCTGACGAGGGGCTAAAAATCAAGCACAGAAAAGACAATGAATGGATGTAGAAGAGTGAATCCAGTAAGACTGTATATCTGCAGTAGGAAGTGGTCACATGCAAACACCCTCTTGCAAAGCAGTTTTTCACTGCTGGGACAGGCCAGATCATGTTGCAATAGGTTTATGAGCTGGTGGCTTGCTGCTTCTTGTCCTGTGGCCCAGGGCATCCCTGGTCATGCAGGTGGTACCAATCCGGGAGTACTTGCAATTGATGCTTATCTGCTGATGGCAGCCACCAACAAAACTCCAATCCAGAAGTGTTTTACACATTGAGGTCAGAGTTTCTGCTCCCACCACA
This genomic interval carries:
- the LOC137844104 gene encoding apoptosis facilitator Bcl-2-like protein 14 isoform X1 is translated as MSRRTEILMESKVQALAAEQQPWDAGRQLSRTILSLDRQGAKKVLEIYVRRSLSCCENSQAAKERLQEGARGQGRKAFGLQRSESDFCKYSCAKLSLKKDQEEAPKVLELEQALFEESKASAPGEASKEELETKKKSTKIFSQGKTQRTWFKSFLNFLFKKSPEDQKENARQKAKEKDAKTPYSSKTEGARKPRTDSSMSPPLGKAPRRRPSLKRVFSFKKHAEEERGETGARAKRPSCLPLRHVQGPAPPAEAEQPDGYYTRVSEEIGLIVQGSESRSNREHGGEQLLRLGGADGVDEAIRRIVALLQSAGDELDRKVKEDARLQMFFRDMSYSSFKNLADAYVRKEMTASRPNVNPQEIQFAFAVHLTAKVAGICNQAVNRIMGFGTRYLEDSFAPLSYSKILQQDRTEFSTDNCESPD
- the LOC137844104 gene encoding apoptosis facilitator Bcl-2-like protein 14 isoform X3, whose translation is MSRRTEILMESKVQALAAEQQPWDAGRQLSRTILSLDRQGAKKVLEIYVRRSLSCCENSQAAKERLQEGARGQGRKAFGLQRSESDFCKYSCAKLSLKKDQEEAPKVLELEQALFEESKASAPGEASKEELETKKKSTKIFSQGKTQRTWFKSFLNFLFKKSPEDQKENARQKAKEKDAKTPYSSKTEGARKPRTDSSMSPPLGKAPRRRPSLKRVFSFKKHAEEERGETGARAKRPSCLPLRHVQGPAPPEAEQPDGYYTRVSEEIGLIVQGSESRSNREHGGEQLLRLGGADGVDEAIRRIVALLQSAGDELDRKVKEDARLQMFFRDMSYSSFKNLADAYVRKEMTASRPNVNPQEIQFAFAVHLTAKVAGICNQAVNRIMGFGTRYLEDSFAPLSYSKILQQDRTEFSTDNCESPD
- the LOC137844104 gene encoding uncharacterized protein isoform X2, which encodes MSRRTEILMESKVQALAAEQQPWDAGRQLSRTILSLDRQGAKKVLEIYVRRSLSCCENSQAAKERLQEGARGQGRKAFGLQRSESDFCKYSCAKLSLKKDQEEAPKVLELEQALFEESKASAPGEASKEELETKKKSTKIFSQGKTQRTWFKSFLNFLFKKSPEDQKENARQKAKEKDAKTPYSSKTEGARKPRTDSSMSPPLGKAPRRRPSLKRVFSFKKHAEEERGETGARAKRPSCLPLRHVQGPAPPAEAEQPDGYYTRVSEEIGLIVQGSESRSNREHGGEQLLRLGGADGVDEAIRRIVALLQSAGDELDRKVKEDARLQMFFRDMSYSSFKNLADAYVRKEMTASRPNVNPQEIQFAFAVHLTAKVAGICNQAVNRIMGFGTRYLEDSFAPLSYSKILQDRTEFSTDNCESPD